One window of Streptomyces sp. SUK 48 genomic DNA carries:
- a CDS encoding transcriptional regulator, translating into MTMVRTPPPLPVRDKAAARALSPMLNRLAEERATGVLVREHGTLYLAEGRVVHAESPLAPGLDVLLTAHGTLAAAAWQRAAAAAEGPLHAAELLLESGLLPSGALELCHLDALYDAGYFALAPSSTPGRFHYEGAPRTGPLPSVPVVALERETLRRRLQLHRLWPDPAADTAPLIRADPLPHRDTGPCVPAGPARRTPVAPRQRAVLDRVDGTRTAADIARELGRQAFHTLVDVRRLAAAGHLGPLAPAVPVPVPAAPPPTAPEQARNLPPPLPPVTDPDIALLKRLRDALEAL; encoded by the coding sequence ATGACCATGGTCCGTACGCCGCCGCCGCTGCCGGTGCGGGACAAGGCCGCCGCCCGCGCGCTGTCCCCGATGCTGAACCGGCTGGCCGAGGAACGGGCCACCGGCGTCCTGGTCCGCGAGCACGGCACGCTGTACCTCGCCGAGGGCCGGGTGGTGCACGCCGAGAGTCCCCTCGCCCCGGGTCTCGACGTGCTCCTCACGGCCCACGGCACCCTGGCGGCCGCCGCCTGGCAGCGGGCCGCCGCCGCGGCCGAGGGCCCGTTACACGCGGCCGAACTCCTGCTGGAGTCCGGCCTGTTACCCTCCGGCGCGCTGGAACTGTGCCATCTGGACGCGCTGTACGACGCCGGGTACTTCGCCCTGGCACCGAGCAGTACCCCGGGCCGCTTCCACTACGAGGGCGCGCCCCGCACCGGCCCGCTGCCCTCGGTCCCGGTGGTCGCGCTGGAACGCGAGACCCTGCGCCGCCGGCTGCAACTGCACCGCCTGTGGCCGGACCCGGCCGCGGACACCGCGCCCCTGATCCGCGCGGACCCCCTCCCCCACCGGGACACCGGGCCCTGCGTACCGGCGGGTCCCGCCCGCCGCACCCCCGTCGCCCCCCGCCAGCGCGCCGTCCTGGACCGCGTGGACGGCACCCGTACGGCCGCCGACATCGCCCGGGAGCTGGGCCGGCAGGCGTTCCACACCCTGGTCGACGTGCGCAGGCTGGCGGCGGCCGGGCACCTCGGACCCCTGGCGCCGGCCGTACCCGTACCCGTGCCCGCGGCGCCGCCCCCGACCGCACCGGAGCAGGCGCGGAACCTTCCGCCGCCGCTGCCCCCGGTCACCGACCCCGACATCGCGCTGCTGAAGAGGCTCAGGGATGCGCTGGAGGCCCTTTGA
- a CDS encoding roadblock/LC7 domain-containing protein, which translates to MVSEDALGTVLEELHRLRTRVPQLTGSLAAGVDGLVVAHDTPGVDPDGLAALTAAALGVSVRVSDATGNGGLRELLVRGERGYVATYAAGRSAVLTLLAQDRVNVGRLHLEGRRSGARIGEVLDAAEAEAARNAPARPAAAPPRPRATRTPRTTTARTTTDS; encoded by the coding sequence ATGGTGTCCGAGGACGCCCTTGGGACCGTCCTGGAGGAGCTGCACCGGCTGCGCACCCGGGTGCCGCAGCTCACCGGCTCGCTCGCGGCCGGCGTCGACGGACTCGTCGTCGCCCACGACACGCCCGGCGTCGACCCCGACGGGCTCGCGGCGCTCACCGCGGCCGCGCTCGGCGTCTCCGTCCGGGTCTCCGACGCCACCGGCAACGGCGGCCTGCGGGAACTGCTGGTGCGCGGCGAGCGCGGCTACGTCGCCACCTACGCGGCCGGGCGCAGCGCCGTACTGACCCTGCTCGCGCAGGACCGGGTCAACGTCGGCCGGCTGCACCTGGAGGGCCGCCGCTCCGGCGCCCGGATCGGCGAGGTCCTGGACGCCGCCGAGGCCGAGGCCGCCCGGAACGCGCCCGCCCGCCCGGCCGCCGCGCCCCCGCGACCCCGCGCCACGCGGACCCCGCGCACCACCACCGCACGCACCACAACCGACAGTTGA
- a CDS encoding MurR/RpiR family transcriptional regulator: protein MTVTDSPANRLQALFEGHRLTPTQRRIAHSMVRRAADVPFLSSVELAELAGVSQPSVTRFAVALGFDGYPALRRHLREVVPAEPAPENGVHNEYQLAVEAEIENLRHLADLLADPRPVQQAGRILAASRPLPVLGLRAAASQAYGFAYFAAKVHPDVRLLDEGGTMIQDRIDAAVRAGASALLCFALPRHPREVVDTLAYAQGVGLTVVTVADSAFAPVAKHSDLLLPAAVGTGLAFDTACAPMLLGRVLLEAVCDDLPDAQARLEEFDAKAAARGLFVE, encoded by the coding sequence ATGACCGTGACCGACAGCCCGGCCAACCGGTTGCAGGCGCTCTTCGAGGGCCACCGGCTCACACCGACCCAGCGCCGCATCGCGCACAGCATGGTGCGGCGCGCCGCCGACGTGCCCTTCCTGTCCAGCGTGGAGCTGGCCGAACTGGCCGGGGTCAGCCAGCCGTCGGTGACCCGGTTCGCGGTCGCCCTCGGCTTCGACGGCTACCCCGCGCTGCGCCGGCACCTGCGCGAGGTGGTGCCCGCCGAACCGGCCCCCGAGAACGGCGTGCACAACGAGTACCAGCTCGCCGTCGAGGCCGAGATCGAGAACCTGCGCCACCTCGCCGACCTGCTCGCCGACCCGCGTCCGGTGCAGCAGGCCGGGCGGATTCTCGCCGCCTCCCGCCCGCTGCCGGTGCTCGGCCTGCGCGCCGCCGCCTCCCAGGCGTACGGCTTCGCGTACTTCGCCGCCAAGGTCCACCCGGACGTCCGGCTGCTCGACGAGGGCGGCACGATGATCCAGGACCGCATCGACGCGGCCGTCCGCGCGGGCGCCAGTGCCCTGCTCTGCTTCGCGCTGCCCCGGCATCCGCGCGAGGTGGTCGACACCCTCGCCTACGCGCAGGGCGTCGGCCTGACCGTCGTCACCGTCGCCGACTCCGCGTTCGCGCCCGTCGCCAAGCACTCCGACCTGCTGCTGCCCGCCGCCGTCGGCACCGGACTCGCCTTCGACACCGCGTGCGCGCCGATGCTGCTGGGCCGGGTGCTGCTGGAGGCGGTCTGCGACGACCTGCCGGACGCGCAGGCCCGCCTGGAGGAGTTCGACGCCAAGGCCGCCGCCCGGGGCCTCTTCGTGGAGTGA